The genome window CTTCGATTCGGTAGGTGTCATGGAACGAAAGTACCTTTTTTCGTCAAAAATCGGTTAATTTTACGACCTGATTCGGTGTAAAAGTATGAACAACCCGTTCTGGCTGGTATTTATAGGCGGTGGTTTAGGCAGCGTAGCCCGCTACGGTGTTGGGCGTTATCTTCAACCGCTTTACCCTGCCTCATTTCCGGCGGGAACGTTGATTGTCAACGTAGTTGCCAGCCTAGTTCTAGGCCTGCTGATGGGTTGGCTGGCTGTTCGTTATGCAGAACGCGATTCCTACCGGCTTCTCATCGGCGTGGGCTTTTGCGGGGGTCTGAGTACATTTTCCACGTTCAGCGCCGATACGCTGTTGCTGCTTCAGCAGGGGCGTTTAGGAACAGCGCTGGGGAATATTCTGATTAATGTTAGCTTCTGCCTCACTGCGTCCTGGGTTGGGTTTTACCTGGGTCTGAATCGCCTAAAAGACCTGTTATGATTTTTTTGCCACCATTGCGCCGCCAATCCGGCTTTGTATTCATCTTTGCATTTTTTGCGGTTAATTTTACCTTGCCCATGACGCCCGCTTTTGCCCAAACTATAGCTCAGCAACTATTCGCAACGCACGAAACGTATCGGGAAGACAGTTTGCACCATCGCCGATTCAAGCAGAAGGACATTCTGCCTCTGATTGAAAACCTGAAGACGGACAGTCGTTTTGAGGTTACCCAGGTGGGCGAATCGGTGGAAAAACGGCCTATTCAGTTAATCAAAGTGGGCAATGGGCCGCGCAAGGTGCTGCTCTGGTCGCAGATGCACGGCGATGAACCTACAGCCACGATGGCGCTTTTTGATCTGTTCAACTGGCTCCGAAAAAGTGACGAGTTTGATAGCCTGCGGCAGCAAATCCTGGCCGAAACGACGCTCTATTTTGTGCCCATGCTCAACCCCGACGGCACCGAGCGTTACAAGCGGCGCAATGCGTTGGACATCGATTTGAACCGCGACGCCCTGCGGCTGCAATCGCCCGAATCGCGCATCCTGAAAAATTTACAGCAAACGCTCAAGCCCTATTTTGGCTTTAACCTCCACGACCAGAACACCCGCTACAGCGCAGGCCCTACGTCCAAGCAGGCGACCATTTCCTTTCTGGCAACGGCTTACGACGAAGCGCGTAACATCAACCCTGTTCGCGAGCGGTCGATGCAGTTGATTGTGAGCATGAACCGGGTGTTGCAGGAGTTCATTCCGGGCGGCGTCGGGCGTTTTTCCGATGAATTTGAACCGAGAGCT of Tellurirhabdus bombi contains these proteins:
- a CDS encoding M14 family metallopeptidase, producing the protein MIFLPPLRRQSGFVFIFAFFAVNFTLPMTPAFAQTIAQQLFATHETYREDSLHHRRFKQKDILPLIENLKTDSRFEVTQVGESVEKRPIQLIKVGNGPRKVLLWSQMHGDEPTATMALFDLFNWLRKSDEFDSLRQQILAETTLYFVPMLNPDGTERYKRRNALDIDLNRDALRLQSPESRILKNLQQTLKPYFGFNLHDQNTRYSAGPTSKQATISFLATAYDEARNINPVRERSMQLIVSMNRVLQEFIPGGVGRFSDEFEPRAFGDNIQKWGTTLVLIESGGYPNDPEKQFIRKLNYVSIITALQTIATDAYQTESRLDYNTIPENERYLFDVLIRNAQIVRNGKTYKMDIGINHNEINTNGARSFAYRSSIEDLGDLSTFFGIKEIDAEGLTLVPGHVYSDKLASVSDLKKLNLDSLLQQGVTTFRLAKPTRVSSVQAPVHLLQPNSSPAKWIQTGQTGSFLLRRGNKLLYTFVNGFWYDVEKGDNQLTNGVIE
- the crcB gene encoding fluoride efflux transporter CrcB, translated to MNNPFWLVFIGGGLGSVARYGVGRYLQPLYPASFPAGTLIVNVVASLVLGLLMGWLAVRYAERDSYRLLIGVGFCGGLSTFSTFSADTLLLLQQGRLGTALGNILINVSFCLTASWVGFYLGLNRLKDLL